Below is a window of Candidatus Tiamatella incendiivivens DNA.
TATAGGTTTAAGTGTCAGTGTAAGTATGGCAGTAGTGCAATTAGGCACTTTTACCATATATCCCTTCCAACCTCTTCGCTTTTGATTCCTGATAAGGCTTATATGATCAGCGTTTACCTCCGGGTTAATGAGGGGGATATCTTCTTCGAGCCTCAATGGGCTAGCGTTGCTAACTACGTTAAAGCCCTCTTGCAGCATCCTAGGCTCTATTTCTCTGGCGACCTGAGAAGGTATTGCTGATATAACGAGTTTTACTCCGAGCCTACGCATTGTCTCAATGCTGTAACCTTGAACCTTTCTTTCACCCATATCCATGGGCATTAACCAGTCTATCGCCCAATCCACAGCTTCAGCATAATTCTTGCCCTTCTTTTCGTAACTAAGGGTTATGGGAATAGGCTCAAACCATGGATGATTCCATAAGAGACTCATAACCCTCTGTCCCACGAGGCCTGATGCTCCCAGTACACCTACACTAATCATGTTCAATCACCTAATACAAGCTGGTCGTGGAGGAGTTTAACTAATTCTAGGATCCTATCTCCCGAAGCCTCGATCAACACTGCTGGCTTCGGGCATAATGACCTAATACTAGGATTATATTCACGGCTCCCACAAAAGATCCTGTTGATATGGCTGAATGTCTTGTAGTTGCAAACGCCTCCCCCTACTAATGCAATGCTTCCTTTGTTACCGTTCGACTTAGCAGCTACTAGTTTAACTTTTCCAATGCCATTAGCTTTTCTCTCTAGTTTGGTATTGAATTCATTCCAGAAGCCTACCAAGGCTGTTATTTCCGTGTCTGCAAGTGCTTCAAATGTTTTGGGATGAATTCTCTTGGCTCCATGTCGAGAGGCTATTAATCCCTCTTCAAAGCTCATGCTCCTGACTATTACTGGGTTATCTACGATAGACGGATCAGCACTGTATATCCCTGGGACATCAGTGGCAAAGTATACCTTATCAGCTCCAATTAGTACAGCGAGAGAAGCAGCAGTGTAATCCGATCCTCCCCTTCCAAGTGTGACCGTCCTATTATCGTTCAAACCAGCTATATATCCTTCAATCACCGGAACCCTACCATCTCTAATTTCCTTCTTTAAGAGACCTACGGCCTGGCGCGTCGACCTATAATCTATTGAGACGTCTCCTCCACTATAGGCTGCCTTTACTATTTTTCTCGCATCAAATAACACGGCTTCAGCGCCCAACGAGTTCAACACATAGCCCATCAAGATCTTGCTTAGAGTCTCACCCATGGATATAATATATTCCTTCTCCCACCTAGAGATAGGCCTGTCTTTAATTCCCTCAGACACTATGTTCAAATACTCTACTATCTCAGAATAGGGTACTCCAAGGTTCATCGCGGCATCCAAATACCTGTCGATCACCCTCACTGCCGCATCATAATCACCGTCTACAGCCATGAAGAGGTCGTCTGTGACCGATTTCATAGCAGACACCACAACTATAGGCTTCACACCGTTGTCCATGAAACCATCCATAATTGCCTCAGCCGCGCTGACATAGTCTTCCGGTGACCTCAACACGGATCCGCCTACCTTAACTACCGCCATCAAGGACAACAACCCCCTCTAAATCCGGCCTGGATATCACAGGGAATGACTCGATGTTCTCGTCCCTAAGGATGTCATGTAGAGTTAGAACTATCCTCTCTGCCTCCTCTCTAACATTGTGAACCAGAAAAACAGATGGCCCAGCTCCACTAATGTTGAATCCCAGTGCTCCACAGTTAAGCGCTTTACTCTTGAGTTGATCATAGAAGGGTATCATTTTCTTCCTAAACGGCTCTGCAACCACGTCTCTGGTGATCGCTTTACCTAATGTTACCGGATCACCCATCATAGCAGAAGCGATTAATGACGCCAATGCTGATGACTGATAAACATGGTATCCCAGGTCTAGGCGCCTGGGTATTACTTTTCTCGCATACTCAGTTTTCCGCAACCCATTAATCCTCATTACAAGGATGCCAAGCCATATCGGAGGGGGAGTTATCTTTAGTATGTCAAGACCTGACGGGTAGCCTACTAATACAAGTCCT
It encodes the following:
- a CDS encoding homoserine kinase; translated protein: MGGGCAPNDIDCRRPLHRGILIKSPASIANLGPGFDILGLAVNKFFDIIRIEVTDDNSINVTAEGAPNGSENVAYHVAKYFQAKYCGDSMGLKINVRKGVPVSAGLGSSGASSAGVAMGLFRVFSNKPRYNEVLEAAAEGEFAASSARHYDNIAASLLGGLVLVGYPSGLDILKITPPPIWLGILVMRINGLRKTEYARKVIPRRLDLGYHVYQSSALASLIASAMMGDPVTLGKAITRDVVAEPFRKKMIPFYDQLKSKALNCGALGFNISGAGPSVFLVHNVREEAERIVLTLHDILRDENIESFPVISRPDLEGVVVLDGGS